In Isosphaera pallida ATCC 43644, the sequence GGTCCCCTCGCCGACTGCTCGCTGGAAGGTTGGCGGGCGGCCATCACGTTGAATGTCGAAGCGGCTTTTCTAAGCAACCGCGAATGGGTTCGGCGAATGCGAGCCTCCAAGGTCCCCAACGGCGCGGTGGTCAATGTCGGCTCGGTGCTGAGCGTTTCGCCCAGCCCGGTCCATTTCGGCACCATCGGTTACGCCTCGGCCAAGGGAGCGCTCCGCTCGCTTACCCTGGCGCTGGCCTCGGCCCACGCCTGCGACGGGTTGCGGTTCAACCTGGTCGAACCCGGCCTGATTGCCACTCCGATGGCCGCCCGCGCGTTGGGCGATCCGGTCATCGGTTCGTATCTGCGTGCCAAACAACCGTTGGGACCGGGAGCCGGATCCCCGTGCGAAGTGGCCGAGGCAATCGCGTTCTTACTCTCCCCCCGCGCGCGGTTCATCACCGGCGCGGTTTTGACCGTCGATGGCGGTTGGAGCGTGACCGAACCCGCCAGCGCGGCTCCGCACGAGGTATGATCCGATGTCTCATCGCAGCGCCCCCAACCCCGGTTCGATCGGCTCGGACGACCCGCTCAAGCAATACCTCAACGCCTGTCGTCGGGCTCTGGATGAACTCGAAGCGACCCAATTGATTCCCATCCGCGCCGCGGCGGCGCGATTCGCCGAGACGATCGCGCGAGGACGACTCGTTCATCTTTTCGGAACGGGACATTCTCGGATGACAATCGAGGAGGTTTTCCCCCGTTATGGCTCGTTCCCCGGTTTCCATCCCATCGT encodes:
- a CDS encoding SDR family NAD(P)-dependent oxidoreductase — encoded protein: MNPTDPALPNSATPALDDFAGHSALVVGGTTGIGRAVVQRLLNGGARVFLTGRAFEEVQTTLRDLADRDGIGTNEGERVGGAAIDLLDGSDNERAMIRIFDHACDHLGGPPGLLAHVAGGSARKWGDGPLADCSLEGWRAAITLNVEAAFLSNREWVRRMRASKVPNGAVVNVGSVLSVSPSPVHFGTIGYASAKGALRSLTLALASAHACDGLRFNLVEPGLIATPMAARALGDPVIGSYLRAKQPLGPGAGSPCEVAEAIAFLLSPRARFITGAVLTVDGGWSVTEPASAAPHEV